The Trichosurus vulpecula isolate mTriVul1 chromosome 4, mTriVul1.pri, whole genome shotgun sequence genome contains a region encoding:
- the LOC118848483 gene encoding ubiquitin-conjugating enzyme E2 C-like → MASQNHDPAAASAAAAARKGAEPGAGAARGSVGKRLQQELMTLMMSGDKGISAFPESDNLFKWVGTIHGAAGTVYEDLRYKLSLEFPSGYPYNAPTVKFVTPCYHPNVDTQGNICLDILKDKWSALYDVRTILLSIQSLLGEPNIDSPLNTHAAELWTNPTAFKKYLLETYMKQVTSQEP, encoded by the coding sequence ATGGCCTCGCAGAATCACGACCCGGCCGCGGCtagcgccgccgccgccgcccgcaAAGGGGCCGAGCCTGGGGCGGGCGCGGCCCGCGGGTCCGTGGGCAAGAGGTTACAGCAGGAATTGATGACCCTAATGATGTCTGGAGACAAAGGAATTTCTGCTTTCCCAGAGTCAGACAATCTCTTCAAGTGGGTTGGGACCATCCATGGGGCAGCTGGGACAGTATATGAAGACTTAAGGTACAAGCTCTCCCTGGAGTTCCCCAGCGGCTATCCATATAATGCTCCCACTGTGAAATTTGTCACACCTTGTTACCATCCTAATGTGGACACCCAAGGCAATATCTGTTTGGACATCCTCAAGGACAAGTGGTCAGCTCTGTATGATGTCAGGACCATCCTGCTGTCTATCCAGAGCCTTCTGGGAGAACCCAACATTGACAGCCCATTGAacacacatgctgctgaactTTGGACAAACCCTACAGCCTTTAAAAAGTACCTGCTGGAAACCTACATGAAGCAGGTGACTAGCCAAGAGCCCTGA